Proteins found in one Triticum urartu cultivar G1812 chromosome 4, Tu2.1, whole genome shotgun sequence genomic segment:
- the LOC125552881 gene encoding protein PIR isoform X2, with translation MAIPVEEAIAALSTFSLEDEQPDVQGLAVLLSSERYATNSPIEYSDVAAYRLSLGEDTKAINQLNTLIQEGKEMASLLYTYRSCVKALPQLPDSMKHSQADLYLETYQVLDLEMSRLREIQRWQASAASKLAADMQRFSRPERLVNGPTVTHFWSMLKLLDVLLQLDHLKNAKASIPNDFSWYKRTFTQVSTQWQDTDTMREELDDLQIFLSTRWAILLNLHAEMFRTNTVEDILQVLIVFCVESLELDFALLFPERHTLLRVLPVLVVLATSSEKESESLYKRVKINRLLNIFKNDPVIPAFPDLHLSPAAMLKELSSYFQNFSSQIRLLTLPAPHEIPPRELQDYQRHYLILNHMGTIRAEHDDFSIRFASAMNQMITLKSSDGADNDWSRDIKGNMYDTVVEGFQLLSRWTGRIWEQCAWKFSRPCKEPPISDSQQDSATFFDYEKVVRWNYTAEERRALLELIGYIKSIGLMMQHCDTLVSEALWETIHMEVQDFVQDKLDTMLRTTFRKKKDLSRILSDMRTLSADWMANTSKADPEQHSLHQETEEMRQSTFYPRPVAPTAAQIHCLQFLICELVSGGNLRKPGGLFGNSSSGIPVEDLKQLETFFYKLSFFLHILDFTATIGTLTDLGFLWFREFYLESSRVIQFPIECSLPWMLVDHVIESQDAGLLESILIPLDLYNDSAQHALTYLKQRFLYDEIEAEVDLSFDLLVQKLNEVIFTYYKSCAASTLLDSSFTYACDDGEKYFVKPLRFDAIFKLRRVMILGRTIDLRSLITQRMNKLFRENIDFLLERFEYGDLCGVVELQQLLDILELTHQSISRFLELDSYSLMISEMQENLSLVSYSSRISSQIWNEMQTDFLPNFILCNTTQRFVRSLKGAHHSSQRSDASTGKPYFYCGSHDLTMAYQGLAGLYRDFFGIPHMFAVVKLLGSRSLPGIIRALLDHISSKITAMVPKVTGLQEALPKSIGLLSFDGGISGCQKIIHEILTWEAKLDVKVEVLHDLKEIGSALYWMSLLDIVLRQIDTTQFMQSAPWLGLVPGNDGQVKHAYSDNTPFTTLLSAATSAVASSPACANPSSYFVMSKQAEAASLLYKSNLNSGSVLEYALAFTSAALDRHYSKWSATPKTGFIDITTSKDFYRVFSGLQYSYLEDSMTNPSKKREMLGDSVAWAGCTIMYLLGQQLHFELFDFSYQFLNVAEIETTTVSLYQPADRSKSPNIFQGYEVILEAMRKARRLNNHVFSMLRARCPLEDKVACAIKPSGAPLHRMKFGNTVSAFETLPQRANS, from the exons ATGGCCATCCCCGTCGAGGAGGCCATCGCCGCCCTCTCCACCTTCTCCCTCGAG GACGAGCAGCCAGATGTGCAGGGGTTAGCCGTGCTCCTGTCAAGTGAAAGATATGCAACTAATAGTCCTATCG AGTACAGCGATGTTGCTGCTTATCGTCTATCATTAGGGGAAGATACAAAAGCAATCAACCAGCTG AATACTCTGATTCAAGAGGGAAAGGAAATGGCTTCTTTGCTGTACACATACCGTAGCTGTGTTAAGGCGCTACCTCAG CTGCCAGATTCAATGAAGCATAGCCAGGCAGATTTGTACCTAGAAACATATCAAGTTCTTGACTTGGAAATGAGTCGTTTACGTGAAATTCAGAGGTGGCAAGCATCTGCTGCTTCAAAG CTGGCAGCTGATATGCAGAGGTTTTCTAGGCCCGAGAGACTGGTCAATGGACCCACAGTCACTCATTTTTG GTCTATGCTGAAATTGCTTGATGTCCTACTACAGCTTGATCATCTTAAGAATGCAAAAGCAAGTATACCTAATGATTTTTCATGGTACAAGAG AACATTTACTCAAGTAAGCACCCAGTGGCAGGACACTGACACTATGAGAGAAGAGCTGGATGATCTTCAG ATTTTTCTGAGCACCAGATGGGCCATCTTGTTAAATTTGCATGCTGAGATGTTTCGGACAAATAC TGTTGAGGACATTCTACAGGTCCTTATAGTATTCTGTGTGGAGTCATTGGAATTAGACTTTGCTCTTCTTTTCCCTGAGCGTCACACCCTACTTCGTGTTCTCCCAGTTTTGGTTGTTCTAGCAACCTCATCGGAGAAAGAGAGCGAGTCACTCTATAAGAGAGTCAAGATAAACCGTCTTCTCAATATTTTCAAG AATGATCCAGTTATTCCGGCATTTCCAGATCTGCATTTATCCCCTGCTGCAATGTTGAAGGAATTGTCATCATATTTTCAAAATTTCTCCAGTCAAATTCGTCTTCTTACTCTTCCAGCTCCCCATGAAATTCCTCCTCGTGAGCTACAAGA TTATCAGAGGCATTACCTGATTCTGAACCACATGGGAACTATAAGAGCTGAGCATGATGACTTCTCTATACGTTTTGCCTCTGCAATGAACCAG ATGATAACATTGAAGTCATCAGATGGTGCAGACAATGACTGGTCTAGGGATATTAAGGGGAACATGTATGATACTGTTGTGGAAGGCTTCCAGCTTCTTAGTCGATGGACTGGCAGGATCTGGGAACAGTGTGCTTGGAAATTTTCACGCCCTTGCAAAGAGCCACCTATTTCAGATTCTCAACAAGACTCAGCGACATTTTTTGACTACGAAAAG GTAGTACGTTGGAACTATACTGCAGAAGAAAGAAGGGCCCTGCTTGAATTAATCGGTTATATAAAGAGTATTGGATTGATGATGCAACATTGTGACACCTTGGTGTCTGAAGCTTTGTGGGAAACAATACATATGGAGGTCCAGGATTTTGTACAGGATAAACTAGATACAATGCTTCGTACAACATTTCGGAAGAAGAAGGACCTTTCTCG GATTCTCTCTGATATGCGAACCCTCTCCGCAGATTGGATGGCCAACACCAGCAAGGCAGACCCAGAGCAGCATTCGCTACACCAAGAAACTGAGGAAATGAGGCAAAGCACATTTTACCCGAGACCAGTTGCACCAACAGCTGCACAG ATTCATTGTTTGCAATTTCTCATCTGTGAGCTTGTATCTGGTGGCAATCTGAGAAAACCTGGAGGGCTATTTGGGAATAGTAGCTCTGGAATACCTGTGGAAGATCTTAAACAGCTAGAGACGTTTTTCTACAAGCTCAGTTTTTTCTTGCATATTTTGGACTTTACAG CAACGATTGGTACTCTAACTGATCTTGGAtttctttggtttcgagagttcTACCTGGAATCTTCCCGTGTTATCCAG TTTCCAATCGAATGTTCCCTCCCCTGGATGCTGGTGGATCATGTCATTGAATCTCAAGATGCTGGCCTTCTTGAAAGCATTTTGATACCACTTGACCTCTACAATGACTCTGCTCAACATGCACTAACTTATCTCAAACAGAGATTTCTCTATGACGAAATTGAAGCTGAG GTCGATCTTTCCTTTGATCTTCTGGTTCAGAAGCTTAATGAGGTCATCTTTACATATTATAAGAGTTGTGCAGCAAG TACTCTTCTTGATAGTTCATTTACCTATGCATGTGATGATGGTGAGAAGTACTTTGTCAAACCCTTGAGATTTGATGCAATTTTCAAGCTAAGAAGAGTCATG ATCTTAGGGAGGACAATTGACTTAAGAAGTCTAATTACTCAGAGAATGAACAAACTGTTCCGAGAAAATATCGATTTCCTACTGGAGCGCTTTGAATATGGAGATCTATGCGGTGTTGTA GAACTACAACAACTACTGGATATTTTGGAGCTTACACATCAGTCAATATCAAGATTTCTTGAACTGGATTCTTACTCTCTTATGATTAGTGAAATGCAAGAGAACCTTTCACTGGTTTCTTATTCGAGTCGCATCTCTTCTCAG ATATGGAATGAGATGCAAACAGATTTCTTGCCCAATTTCATCCTGTGTAATACTACACAACGGTTTGTGAGATCATTAAAAGGAGCTCATCACTCTTCTCAGCGATCAGATGCTTCTACTGGGAAACCTTACTTCTACTGTGGATCGCAT GATTTGACAATGGCATACCAGGGTCTTGCTGGTCTGTACCGTGACTTCTTTGGGATCCCTCACATGTTTGCAGTTGTTAAACTTCTTGGTTCCAGATCATTACCTGGTATTATCCGTGCTTTACTGGATCATATATCAAGTAAG ATAACAGCTATGGTGCCAAAAGTAACAGGATTGCAAGAAGCACTGCCAAAGTCTATTGGACTTCTTTCGTTTGATGGTGGTATATCAG GCTGCCAGAAGATAATTCATGAAATATTGACATGGGAAGCGAAATTAGATGTGAAAGTTGAAGTTCTTCATGACCTTAAGGAAATTGGAAGTGCTTTGTATTGGATGAGCCTTCTGGACATTGTTTTG AGACAAATCGACACTACACAGTTCATGCAATCAGCTCCATGGCTGGGATTGGTACCAGGAAATGATGGGCAAGTGAAGCATGCCTACTCTGATAATACTCCATTTACCACACTGCTCAGTGCTGCCACCAGTGCAGTTGCATCGAGTCCTGCATGCGCAAATCCATCTTCATATTTTGTCATGTCAAAGCAGGCTGAAGCTGCTA GCCTATTGTACAAGTCAAATCTCAACTCAGGGAGCGTGCTGGAGTACGCTCTTGCTTTCACAAGTGCTGCCCTGGATAGACATTACAGCAAATGGAGTGCAACTCCAAAGACAGGTTTCATTGACATAACCACATCGAAGGACTTCTATCGTGTTTTTAGTGGTCTTCAGTAT AGCTACTTGGAAGATAGCATGACCAATCCTTCAAAGAAACGAGAAATGTTGGGCGACTCTGTAGCATGGGCTGGTTGTACTATCATGTACTTACTGGGGCAGCAGCTGCATTTCGAGCTTTTCGATTTCTCCTACCAATTTCTCAACGTGGCAGAAATAGAAACCACAACGGTTTCACTTTACCAACCTGCGGATAGGAGCAAAAGCCCAAATATCTTCCAA GGCTACGAGGTCATCCTTGAAGCGATGAGGAAGGCTAGGAGGCTGAACAACCACGTGTTCTCCATGTTGAGAGCGCGGTGCCCCCTCGAGGACAAGGTTGCGTGTGCCATCAAGCCGAGTGGGGCGCCCCTTCACCGCATGAAGTTTGGCAACACAGTTTCTGCATTTGAGACATTGCCACAGAGAGCGAACTCGTAG